A stretch of the Streptomyces venezuelae genome encodes the following:
- a CDS encoding FKBP-type peptidyl-prolyl cis-trans isomerase, translating to MRRRLAAALIVPALMLTAACGESDDSGKTKDAAASQSPEVPEVPKPVTAADPMPAVAGEPGKKPAITVPKGDPSGKFVVATLTEGTGPVVQKNDLVVTKYTGKVWKSDKELAPGSYDQGGTSLVVTAGAPTMLPMFSESVTGKKVGSRLLVVAPPSAAFGEQGKQELGVAPTDNLVFVLDIAELMPKKAEGTQASIPADLPQIKADKNEAAEIKIPKNDPPKELVSKVLIEGKGPEVKNGQTVYMQYSGAAWKVNEGKDKATLFDTSWKTGAPFSTVIGQGQVIEGWDKGLVGKKVGDRVLLVIPPAQAYKDQDKGPELPANSTLVFVVDIVGAM from the coding sequence GTGCGACGCCGACTTGCTGCCGCGCTCATCGTGCCGGCCCTGATGCTCACCGCGGCCTGCGGCGAGAGCGACGATTCCGGGAAGACGAAGGATGCCGCGGCGTCGCAGTCGCCCGAGGTGCCCGAGGTTCCCAAGCCGGTCACCGCGGCCGACCCGATGCCGGCGGTGGCGGGTGAGCCGGGCAAGAAGCCGGCGATCACCGTGCCCAAGGGCGATCCGAGCGGCAAGTTCGTGGTGGCCACCCTCACCGAGGGCACGGGGCCGGTGGTGCAGAAGAACGACCTGGTGGTCACGAAGTACACCGGCAAGGTGTGGAAGAGCGACAAGGAGCTGGCCCCGGGCTCCTATGACCAGGGCGGTACCTCGCTGGTGGTGACGGCGGGCGCGCCGACCATGCTGCCGATGTTCAGCGAGTCCGTGACCGGCAAGAAGGTCGGCAGCCGGCTGCTCGTCGTGGCGCCGCCGTCCGCGGCCTTCGGTGAGCAGGGCAAGCAGGAGCTGGGTGTCGCCCCGACCGACAACCTGGTGTTCGTACTGGACATCGCCGAGCTGATGCCGAAGAAGGCCGAGGGCACGCAGGCGTCGATTCCGGCCGACCTGCCGCAGATCAAGGCGGACAAGAACGAGGCCGCCGAGATCAAGATCCCCAAGAACGACCCGCCCAAGGAGCTGGTCAGCAAGGTGCTGATCGAGGGCAAGGGCCCGGAGGTCAAGAACGGGCAGACGGTGTACATGCAGTACAGCGGTGCCGCCTGGAAGGTCAACGAGGGCAAGGACAAGGCCACCCTCTTCGACACCTCCTGGAAGACCGGCGCGCCGTTCTCCACGGTGATCGGCCAGGGCCAGGTCATCGAGGGCTGGGACAAGGGTCTGGTCGGCAAGAAGGTCGGTGACCGGGTGCTGCTGGTGATCCCGCCGGCGCAGGCGTACAAGGACCAGGACAAGGGGCCCGAGCTTCCGGCCAACTCGACGCTGGTGTTCGTCGTGGACATCGTCGGGGCAATGTAA
- a CDS encoding FKBP-type peptidyl-prolyl cis-trans isomerase has protein sequence MSDKLEKPEIDFPEGEAPKDLVIEDIWEGEGAEAKAGSKVSVHYVGVAFSTGEEFDASWNRGAPLQFQLGVGQVIAGWDQGVQGMKVGGRRKLTIPAHLAYGDRGAGSAIAPGETLIFVCDLMGA, from the coding sequence GTGAGCGACAAGCTCGAGAAGCCCGAGATCGACTTCCCCGAGGGCGAGGCCCCGAAGGACCTTGTCATCGAGGACATCTGGGAGGGCGAGGGCGCCGAGGCCAAGGCCGGTTCCAAGGTCTCCGTCCACTACGTGGGCGTGGCCTTCTCCACCGGCGAGGAGTTCGACGCGTCCTGGAACCGCGGCGCGCCGCTGCAGTTCCAGCTCGGTGTCGGCCAGGTCATCGCGGGCTGGGACCAGGGCGTCCAGGGCATGAAGGTCGGCGGCCGTCGCAAGCTGACGATCCCCGCGCACCTCGCCTACGGCGACCGCGGTGCGGGCAGCGCGATCGCCCCGGGCGAGACGCTGATCTTCGTCTGCGACCTGATGGGCGCCTGA
- a CDS encoding helix-turn-helix transcriptional regulator has protein sequence MAIAKAERLMNLALCLLGTRRPLSKRELRSSIEAYMEAGNDESFNRMFERDKDDLRELGLVIETVENLDGEIGYLARRDSNTLPPVSLDAEEAAALGLAAKVWQQARLAGAASGALQKLRAGGMPEAEDPYEARHSAIEPRIPVHEAAFEPLMLACRDRRPVVFDYRKSNATRPESRQVEPWALECWRGHWYLAGFDRDRGAERVFRLSRITGKVRSRAGRYTAEVPDVVTVRETVAEWAGDITDRTALIRLRAGAGYPLRARATVVREGGDGWDELEIPYGHGLDAWLVEFGPDVVVVEPADLRADVVDRLRAVAKG, from the coding sequence ATGGCGATTGCCAAGGCCGAGCGGCTGATGAACCTGGCACTGTGTCTGCTGGGGACCCGCCGGCCGCTCAGCAAGCGCGAGCTGCGGAGTTCCATCGAGGCGTACATGGAGGCCGGCAACGACGAGTCCTTCAACCGCATGTTCGAGCGGGACAAGGACGATCTGCGGGAACTCGGCCTGGTGATCGAGACGGTGGAGAACCTGGACGGGGAGATCGGGTATCTCGCCCGCCGGGACAGCAACACCCTGCCCCCGGTCTCGCTGGACGCCGAGGAGGCCGCCGCGCTGGGCCTCGCCGCCAAGGTGTGGCAGCAGGCCAGGCTGGCCGGGGCGGCCAGTGGCGCCCTGCAGAAGCTGCGGGCCGGCGGGATGCCGGAGGCCGAGGACCCGTACGAGGCCCGGCACAGCGCGATCGAGCCGCGGATTCCCGTGCACGAGGCGGCGTTCGAGCCGCTGATGCTGGCCTGCCGGGACCGGCGGCCGGTGGTCTTCGACTACCGCAAGTCCAATGCGACGCGCCCCGAGTCGCGTCAGGTGGAGCCGTGGGCGCTGGAGTGCTGGCGCGGCCACTGGTATCTGGCGGGCTTCGACCGCGACCGCGGTGCGGAGCGGGTGTTCCGGCTGTCCCGCATCACGGGGAAGGTCCGTTCCCGGGCCGGCCGGTACACGGCCGAGGTGCCGGACGTGGTGACCGTACGGGAGACGGTGGCCGAGTGGGCCGGGGACATCACGGACCGGACGGCACTGATCCGGTTGCGGGCCGGGGCCGGCTATCCGCTGCGGGCGCGTGCGACCGTGGTGCGGGAGGGCGGCGACGGCTGGGACGAGCTGGAGATTCCGTACGGGCACGGGCTGGACGCCTGGCTGGTGGAGTTCGGGCCCGATGTGGTGGTGGTGGAACCCGCTGATCTGCGGGCCGATGTGGTGGACCGGCTGCGTGCCGTGGCCAAGGGCTGA
- a CDS encoding helix-turn-helix transcriptional regulator: MAAKAANAIDQTRRMLSLVTYLRERPGAHIADVARAFGITEDELISDLDVLPMCGTSFRGGDLLDIDTDGERIWWRNPDASGESTAEPLRLAADEATALLVAARAVATLPGLRESDRDALLRATAKLEAAAGEAAGASARLSVTFESEGGVFADVDRAITEGRRLWLRYYSPARDELTERTVDPIRLFAVGHTYLEGWCHLSEARRTFRLDRVAEIRLLDERAEPPAIEPRDLSEGLVQPAAEDPEVVVEVGPGGRWVAEYYPHDSAAELPDGGLRITLRTPDPASLRRLALRLGRDGRITAPQGLAESARQAATEALAHYGPEA; encoded by the coding sequence ATGGCTGCGAAGGCTGCGAACGCGATTGACCAGACCCGCCGGATGCTGTCCCTGGTGACGTATCTGCGCGAGCGCCCGGGGGCGCACATCGCCGATGTGGCGCGGGCCTTCGGGATCACCGAGGACGAGCTGATCTCGGACCTGGACGTGCTGCCGATGTGCGGCACGAGTTTCCGGGGCGGGGACCTGCTGGACATCGACACCGACGGGGAGCGCATCTGGTGGCGCAACCCGGACGCGTCGGGGGAGTCCACGGCGGAGCCGCTGCGGCTGGCCGCCGACGAGGCGACCGCCCTGCTGGTGGCGGCGCGGGCGGTGGCGACCCTGCCGGGGCTCCGGGAGAGCGACCGGGACGCGCTGCTGCGGGCCACGGCGAAGCTGGAGGCGGCGGCCGGAGAGGCGGCCGGGGCCAGCGCCAGGCTGTCGGTGACCTTCGAATCGGAGGGCGGGGTCTTCGCGGACGTCGACCGGGCGATCACGGAGGGGCGGCGGCTGTGGCTGCGGTACTACTCGCCGGCCCGGGACGAGCTGACCGAGCGGACGGTGGACCCGATCCGGCTGTTCGCGGTGGGGCACACCTACCTGGAGGGCTGGTGCCATCTGTCGGAGGCGCGGCGGACCTTCCGGCTGGACCGGGTGGCCGAGATCCGGCTGCTGGACGAGCGGGCCGAGCCGCCGGCGATCGAGCCGCGCGACCTGTCCGAGGGGCTGGTGCAGCCGGCCGCGGAGGACCCTGAGGTCGTGGTCGAGGTGGGGCCGGGCGGTCGCTGGGTGGCCGAGTACTACCCGCACGACAGCGCGGCCGAGCTGCCGGACGGCGGCCTGCGGATCACCCTGCGCACCCCGGACCCGGCGAGCCTGCGGCGGCTGGCGCTGCGGCTGGGCCGGGACGGGCGGATCACGGCGCCGCAGGGCCTGGCGGAGAGCGCCAGGCAGGCGGCGACGGAAGCCTTGGCCCACTACGGCCCGGAGGCCTGA
- the tatA gene encoding Sec-independent protein translocase subunit TatA, producing the protein MIGNLKPLEIILIIAVILLLFGAKKLPEMARSLGKSARILKSEAKAMKKDGEDPQADTTPAAPTADAPQQAAPRTIQAAPGDVTSARPVNEPNRTTQG; encoded by the coding sequence ATGATCGGCAATCTGAAGCCTCTCGAGATCATTCTGATCATCGCTGTCATCCTGCTGCTGTTCGGTGCCAAGAAGCTGCCGGAGATGGCCCGTTCCCTCGGCAAGTCGGCCCGCATCCTCAAGAGCGAGGCCAAGGCCATGAAGAAGGACGGCGAGGACCCGCAGGCCGACACCACGCCGGCCGCGCCCACCGCCGACGCCCCGCAGCAGGCTGCCCCGCGTACGATCCAGGCCGCGCCCGGTGATGTCACCAGCGCGCGTCCGGTCAACGAGCCCAACCGCACCACGCAGGGCTGA
- the tatC gene encoding twin-arginine translocase subunit TatC produces MLKSARKQGKPGKQDRDAEGRMPLVEHLRELRNRLMKSVLAILVITIVAAFFYKDLIDFLLKPMLDSVGCTDGVVSQRNGRPCADMTVNGLIAPFSIALKVSLMAGVVLSAPVWLYQLWAFAAPGLHSHEKKYAMSFVAIGAPLFAAGAVLAYTILPQTATILLDFTPEHARNLLPVDDYLDLVTRMVIVFGLAFELPLLLVLLNFTGVLTAKRLAGWWRAFVLGITVFSAFATPTGDPLTMLSLAAPIVALYFIALGICLINDKRRRRKDPDAGLGDDEAAELDLTPAALGEIEPVAAPAALPEQADGTRHRINGYDDAT; encoded by the coding sequence TTGCTCAAGTCTGCCCGCAAGCAGGGGAAACCAGGCAAGCAGGACAGGGACGCCGAAGGGCGCATGCCGCTTGTCGAGCACCTGCGTGAGCTGAGAAACCGACTGATGAAGTCGGTCCTGGCGATCCTCGTGATCACGATCGTCGCGGCCTTCTTCTACAAGGACCTCATCGACTTCCTGCTGAAGCCGATGCTGGACTCCGTCGGCTGTACGGACGGAGTGGTGTCCCAGCGCAACGGCCGGCCCTGCGCCGACATGACCGTGAACGGCCTCATCGCGCCGTTCTCGATCGCCTTGAAGGTCTCCCTGATGGCCGGTGTGGTGCTGTCCGCGCCGGTGTGGCTGTACCAGCTGTGGGCGTTCGCCGCCCCGGGTCTGCACAGCCACGAGAAGAAGTACGCGATGAGCTTCGTCGCGATCGGCGCGCCGTTGTTCGCGGCCGGCGCGGTGCTCGCGTACACGATCCTTCCGCAGACCGCCACGATCCTGCTCGACTTCACCCCCGAGCACGCGCGCAACCTGCTGCCGGTCGACGACTACCTCGACCTGGTCACCCGTATGGTGATCGTCTTCGGGCTGGCCTTCGAGCTGCCGCTGCTGCTGGTCCTGCTGAACTTCACCGGAGTGCTCACCGCCAAGCGGCTGGCCGGCTGGTGGCGTGCCTTCGTCCTCGGCATCACGGTCTTCTCGGCCTTTGCGACCCCCACCGGTGACCCGCTCACCATGCTGTCGCTGGCCGCCCCGATCGTGGCCCTCTACTTCATTGCGCTCGGCATCTGCCTGATCAACGACAAGCGGCGGCGGCGCAAGGACCCGGACGCCGGGCTCGGCGACGACGAGGCCGCGGAGCTGGATCTGACCCCCGCCGCCCTCGGCGAGATCGAACCGGTGGCGGCCCCGGCCGCGCTGCCCGAGCAGGCCGACGGGACGCGGCATCGGATCAACGGTTACGACGACGCGACCTGA
- a CDS encoding diacylglycerol kinase, translating into MSAEITLFVNPTAGRGRGAHAAQPAASALRAAGYSVRTVVGTDAVDALARLRAAVREGTGAVIAVGGDGVVHLALQALAGTLTPLGVIAVGTGNDFARALGLPVREPARAGRMAAEALKEGRIREIDLGRITSAADPAGRWYGTVLCSGFDSRVNDRGNRMRWPSGRFKYDLAMIAELAAFRPFPYRITLDDGPVIETEATLVAVGNGSSYGGGMQICAEAVPDDGLFDITVVGDCSRATLLKVFPQVYKGTHLTHPKVTVHRAAKITLAAPGITAYADGEPQGPLPVTAECVPGAVQLIM; encoded by the coding sequence GTGAGCGCCGAGATCACCCTCTTCGTCAATCCCACCGCCGGACGCGGCCGGGGCGCGCACGCCGCGCAGCCGGCCGCTTCCGCGCTCCGGGCCGCCGGCTATTCGGTGCGGACGGTCGTCGGTACCGACGCCGTTGACGCCCTGGCCCGGCTGCGGGCCGCCGTACGGGAGGGGACGGGCGCGGTGATCGCCGTCGGCGGCGACGGCGTGGTCCACCTCGCCCTGCAGGCGCTGGCCGGGACCCTGACCCCGCTCGGGGTGATCGCGGTGGGTACCGGGAACGACTTCGCCCGGGCGCTCGGGCTGCCGGTACGGGAGCCGGCCCGGGCGGGCCGGATGGCCGCCGAGGCGCTCAAGGAGGGCCGGATCCGGGAGATCGACCTGGGCCGGATCACCTCCGCGGCGGACCCCGCGGGGCGCTGGTACGGCACCGTGCTCTGCTCCGGCTTCGATTCGCGGGTCAACGACCGGGGCAACCGGATGCGGTGGCCGTCCGGGCGGTTCAAATACGACCTGGCGATGATCGCCGAGCTGGCCGCCTTCCGGCCCTTCCCGTACCGGATCACCCTGGACGACGGCCCGGTGATCGAGACCGAGGCCACCCTGGTCGCGGTCGGCAACGGCTCCTCCTACGGCGGCGGTATGCAGATCTGCGCGGAGGCGGTCCCCGATGACGGGCTCTTCGACATCACGGTGGTCGGCGACTGCTCCCGGGCCACGCTTCTGAAGGTGTTCCCGCAGGTGTACAAGGGCACCCACCTCACCCACCCCAAGGTGACCGTGCACCGCGCCGCGAAGATCACCCTGGCGGCGCCGGGGATCACCGCGTACGCCGACGGCGAGCCGCAGGGGCCGCTTCCGGTGACCGCCGAATGCGTGCCGGGCGCAGTGCAGCTGATCATGTAA
- a CDS encoding DEAD/DEAH box helicase: MTEDLSPAERYAAARIRAAEEATALAPFREMYEFDLDPFQIDACKALEAGKGVLVAAPTGSGKTIVGEFAVHLALTQGRKCFYTTPIKALSNQKYADLVKRYGAEKVGLLTGDNSVNSEAPVVVMTTEVLRNMLYAGSQSLLGLGYVVMDEVHYLSDRFRGAVWEEVIIHLPESVTLVSLSATVSNAEEFGDWLDTVRGDTEVIVSEERPVPLWQHVMAGRRIYDLFEEESDHGGRGSARREVNPDLLRMAREENSRTYNPRERRRGKMVREADRERERRSRNRIWTPGRPEVIERLDREGLLPAITFIFSRAGCEAAVQQCLYAGLRLNDDSARLKVREIVEERTASIPAEDLHVLGYYEWLEGLERGIAAHHAGMLPTFKEVVEELFVRGLVKAVFATETLALGINMPARTVILEKLVKWNGEQHADITPGEYTQLTGRAGRRGIDVEGHAVVLWQRGMDPGALAGLAGTRTYPLRSSFRPSYNMAVNLVQQFGRHRSRELLETSFAQFQADRSVVGISRQVQRNEEGLEGYREGMTCHLGDFEEYAQLRRDLKDRETDLAKQGAAQRRAQAAASLERLKPGDVIHVPTGKFAGLALVLDPGVPGGRSNGHRGHEYQEGPRPLVLTAERQVKRLAGIDFPVPVEPVERMRIPKSFNPRSPQSRRDLAAALRTKAGHIAPDRHRRGRAEAADDREIARLRAALRAHPCHGCDEREDHARWAERYLRLKRDTRQLERRIEGRTNTIARTFDRIHALLTELDYLREDEVTEHGRRLARLYGELDLLASECLRAGIWEGLSPAELASCVSALVFEARQSDDAVAPKVPGGAAKAALGEMVRIWGRLDALEEEHRINQAEGVGQREPDLGFAWPVYQWASDKSLDEVLREAEMPAGDFVRWCKQVIDVLGQIAAAAPAAGSSVAGAEGGSTVARNARKAVDALLRGVVAYSSVG; this comes from the coding sequence ATGACCGAGGACCTCTCTCCCGCCGAGCGGTACGCCGCTGCCCGGATCCGCGCCGCAGAGGAGGCCACTGCCCTGGCCCCCTTCCGCGAGATGTACGAATTCGACCTGGACCCGTTCCAGATCGACGCCTGCAAGGCCCTGGAGGCCGGAAAGGGCGTGCTGGTCGCCGCCCCCACCGGCTCCGGCAAGACCATCGTCGGCGAGTTCGCCGTCCACCTCGCCCTGACCCAGGGCCGCAAGTGCTTCTACACCACCCCCATCAAGGCCCTGTCGAACCAGAAGTACGCCGACCTCGTCAAGCGCTACGGCGCCGAGAAGGTCGGCCTGCTCACCGGCGACAACAGCGTCAATTCCGAGGCGCCGGTCGTGGTCATGACCACCGAGGTGCTCCGCAACATGCTGTACGCGGGCTCGCAGTCGCTGCTCGGCCTGGGGTATGTGGTGATGGACGAGGTGCACTACCTCTCCGACCGGTTCCGCGGGGCCGTCTGGGAAGAAGTGATCATCCACCTCCCCGAGTCGGTGACCCTGGTGTCGCTGTCGGCCACGGTGTCCAATGCCGAGGAGTTCGGCGACTGGCTGGACACGGTGCGCGGCGACACCGAGGTGATCGTCTCCGAGGAGCGGCCGGTTCCGCTGTGGCAGCACGTCATGGCCGGCCGGCGGATCTACGACCTCTTCGAGGAGGAGTCCGACCACGGAGGCCGCGGCTCCGCCCGCCGCGAGGTCAACCCCGACCTGCTGCGCATGGCGCGGGAGGAGAACAGCCGTACGTACAACCCGCGCGAGCGGCGGCGCGGCAAGATGGTTCGGGAGGCCGACCGCGAGCGGGAGCGGCGTTCCCGCAACCGGATCTGGACCCCGGGCCGCCCCGAGGTCATCGAGCGGCTCGACCGCGAGGGCCTGCTGCCCGCCATCACCTTCATCTTCAGCCGGGCCGGCTGCGAGGCCGCCGTACAGCAGTGCCTGTACGCGGGCCTGCGGCTCAACGACGACTCCGCGCGGCTGAAGGTGCGCGAGATCGTCGAGGAGCGGACCGCCTCCATCCCCGCCGAGGACCTGCACGTGCTCGGCTACTACGAATGGCTGGAGGGCCTGGAGCGGGGCATCGCCGCGCACCATGCCGGCATGCTGCCGACCTTCAAGGAGGTCGTGGAGGAGCTGTTCGTCCGGGGCCTGGTGAAGGCCGTGTTCGCGACCGAGACGCTGGCGCTGGGCATCAACATGCCCGCGCGTACGGTCATCCTGGAGAAGCTGGTCAAGTGGAACGGCGAGCAGCACGCCGACATCACCCCGGGTGAGTACACCCAGCTGACCGGCCGGGCCGGGCGGCGCGGGATCGACGTCGAGGGCCACGCGGTGGTGCTGTGGCAGCGCGGGATGGACCCGGGAGCCCTGGCGGGCCTCGCGGGAACCCGGACGTATCCGCTGCGGTCCAGCTTCAGGCCCTCGTACAACATGGCGGTCAACCTGGTCCAGCAGTTCGGCCGGCACCGGTCGCGCGAGCTGCTGGAGACCTCTTTCGCGCAGTTCCAGGCGGACCGTTCGGTGGTCGGGATCTCCCGGCAGGTGCAGCGCAACGAGGAGGGCCTGGAGGGCTACCGCGAGGGCATGACCTGCCATCTCGGGGACTTCGAGGAGTATGCGCAGCTGCGCCGCGATCTCAAGGACCGGGAGACGGATCTGGCCAAGCAGGGCGCGGCGCAGCGCCGCGCCCAGGCGGCTGCCTCCCTGGAGCGGCTGAAGCCGGGCGACGTCATCCATGTGCCCACCGGCAAGTTCGCCGGGCTGGCGCTGGTGCTGGATCCGGGCGTGCCGGGCGGGCGGTCCAACGGGCACCGCGGGCACGAATACCAGGAGGGGCCGCGGCCGTTGGTGCTGACCGCCGAGCGGCAGGTCAAGCGGCTGGCCGGGATCGACTTCCCGGTTCCGGTGGAGCCCGTCGAGCGGATGCGGATCCCCAAGTCCTTCAACCCGCGGTCGCCGCAGTCGCGCCGGGACCTGGCCGCGGCGCTGCGTACCAAGGCCGGGCACATCGCGCCGGACCGGCACCGGCGTGGCCGGGCCGAGGCGGCCGACGACCGCGAGATCGCGCGGCTGCGGGCGGCGCTGCGGGCGCATCCCTGCCACGGCTGTGACGAGCGGGAGGACCACGCCCGTTGGGCGGAGCGGTACCTCCGGCTGAAGCGGGACACCCGGCAGCTGGAGCGCCGGATCGAGGGCCGGACGAACACGATCGCCCGTACCTTCGACCGGATCCATGCGCTGCTGACGGAGCTGGACTACCTGCGCGAGGACGAGGTCACCGAGCACGGCCGACGACTGGCCCGGCTGTACGGGGAGTTGGACCTGCTGGCCTCGGAGTGTCTGCGGGCGGGCATCTGGGAGGGGCTGAGCCCGGCCGAACTGGCCTCCTGTGTCTCGGCGCTGGTGTTCGAGGCGCGGCAGTCCGACGATGCCGTGGCGCCGAAGGTGCCGGGTGGCGCGGCCAAGGCGGCGCTCGGCGAGATGGTCCGGATCTGGGGCCGGCTGGACGCGCTGGAGGAGGAGCACCGGATCAACCAGGCGGAGGGCGTGGGCCAGCGGGAGCCGGACCTCGGGTTCGCCTGGCCGGTGTACCAGTGGGCCTCCGACAAGAGTCTGGACGAGGTGCTGCGCGAGGCGGAGATGCCGGCCGGGGACTTCGTCCGCTGGTGCAAGCAGGTCATCGATGTGCTCGGGCAGATCGCGGCGGCGGCTCCGGCGGCGGGGTCTTCGGTGGCGGGGGCGGAAGGCGGCAGCACGGTGGCGCGCAATGCCCGCAAGGCCGTGGACGCCCTGCTGCGGGGTGTGGTGGCCTACAGCTCGGTGGGCTGA
- a CDS encoding TetR/AcrR family transcriptional regulator — translation MIEPGRRVGRPRADRRRPESGRPPREELLDAAAELFTHNGYAATTTRAVARQAGLRQATMYHYFAGKEELLAELLESTVAPSLELAGTLLADTGRPAALRLWELCRADVLLLCGGPHNPGALYLLPEVSGERFAPFRRMRAELKRVYRRLLAEAAAAERLPWDAAGLSLRNDLVFGLIEGVILIHRCAPDRSVETFAEATADAALRIAGVSRPQASRPSAHPS, via the coding sequence ATGATCGAGCCAGGGAGACGGGTCGGGCGTCCACGGGCCGACCGGCGAAGACCGGAGAGCGGCCGGCCGCCGCGCGAGGAACTCCTCGACGCGGCGGCCGAGCTCTTCACCCACAACGGGTACGCGGCCACCACCACACGGGCGGTGGCCCGGCAGGCCGGCCTGCGCCAGGCCACCATGTACCACTACTTCGCCGGCAAGGAGGAACTCCTCGCCGAGCTCCTCGAATCCACGGTCGCACCCTCCCTGGAGCTGGCCGGAACGCTGCTCGCCGACACCGGCCGGCCCGCCGCGCTGCGGCTCTGGGAACTGTGCCGTGCCGATGTGCTGCTGCTGTGCGGCGGACCGCACAACCCGGGCGCGCTCTACCTGCTGCCCGAGGTGAGCGGCGAACGCTTCGCCCCGTTCCGCCGGATGCGGGCCGAACTGAAGCGGGTCTACCGCCGGTTGCTGGCCGAAGCGGCGGCTGCCGAACGCCTGCCGTGGGACGCGGCCGGGCTGTCCCTCCGCAACGACCTGGTCTTCGGCCTCATCGAAGGGGTCATCCTGATCCACCGCTGCGCCCCGGACCGGTCGGTGGAGACCTTCGCCGAGGCGACCGCGGACGCCGCCCTGCGGATCGCGGGAGTGAGCCGCCCTCAGGCCTCGCGGCCCTCCGCCCACCCCTCGTAG
- a CDS encoding RluA family pseudouridine synthase — MRRRTPLPPSPLPQRSGIDPVRLRMPTEAGYPTVGAFLAAHYAGGAGAPAVAELLRTGGVVGPDGRSLHAADPYVPGGHLWFHRELPPEVPVPFAPAVVYRDAHLLVADKPHFLATTPRGSHITQTALARLRHELELPDLSPAHRLDRLTAGLVIFSIRPEDRGAYQLLFQRKAVFKEYEALAGYDPAAGFPRTVRSRIEKTRGVIAAAEVPGEPNAQTTVELLEHRSGLGRYRLTPHTGRTHQLRVHMNSLGLPILGDPVYPEVTDPAPDDYRRPLQLLARRLGFTDPVTGLTHRFESGRTLRAWTDYEGWAEGREA, encoded by the coding sequence ATGAGACGCCGTACCCCCCTTCCGCCCTCCCCGCTCCCCCAGCGGTCCGGTATCGACCCGGTCCGGCTGCGCATGCCCACCGAGGCCGGGTACCCGACCGTCGGGGCCTTCCTGGCCGCCCACTACGCGGGCGGCGCCGGTGCCCCGGCCGTCGCCGAACTGCTGCGCACCGGCGGGGTGGTCGGGCCCGACGGCCGGAGCCTGCACGCGGCGGACCCGTACGTACCCGGCGGTCATCTGTGGTTCCACCGCGAGCTGCCGCCCGAGGTCCCGGTGCCCTTCGCGCCGGCCGTCGTGTACCGCGACGCGCACCTGCTGGTCGCGGACAAGCCGCATTTCCTGGCCACCACCCCGCGCGGCAGCCACATCACCCAGACCGCTCTCGCCCGGCTGCGGCACGAGCTGGAGCTGCCGGACCTCTCCCCCGCACACCGGCTGGACCGGCTGACCGCCGGCCTGGTGATCTTCAGCATCCGCCCCGAGGACCGCGGCGCCTACCAGCTGCTGTTCCAGCGGAAGGCGGTGTTCAAGGAGTACGAGGCGCTGGCCGGGTACGATCCGGCGGCCGGCTTCCCCCGTACGGTGCGCAGCCGGATCGAGAAGACCCGCGGGGTCATCGCCGCCGCCGAGGTCCCCGGCGAGCCCAATGCGCAGACCACGGTGGAGCTGCTGGAACACCGGTCCGGACTGGGCCGCTACCGGCTGACTCCGCACACCGGCCGCACCCACCAGCTGCGGGTGCACATGAACAGTCTCGGCCTGCCGATCCTGGGCGACCCGGTCTACCCGGAGGTCACCGACCCGGCGCCGGACGACTACCGCCGGCCGCTGCAACTCCTGGCCCGCAGACTGGGGTTCACCGACCCGGTGACCGGCCTGACGCACCGCTTCGAGAGCGGGCGGACGCTGCGGGCGTGGACGGACTACGAGGGGTGGGCGGAGGGCCGCGAGGCCTGA